The following are encoded in a window of Bradyrhizobium sp. WBOS07 genomic DNA:
- a CDS encoding NADP-dependent isocitrate dehydrogenase has product MAKIKVSNPVVELDGDEMTRIIWQYIKDKLINPFLDVELLYFDLGMEYRDHTNDQVTIDAAEAIKKVGVGVKCATITPDEARVKEFNLKQMWKSPNGTIRNILGGVIFREPIICKNVPRLVPGWTKPIIIGRHAYGDQYRATDIKFPGKGTLSMKFVGEDGTVIEKEVFKAPGAGVAMEMYNLDDSIVDFARASFNYGLLRGYPVYLSTKNTILKVYDGRFKDIFQDIFDREFKKEFDAKGLTYEHRLIDDMVASALKWSGGYVWACKNYDGDVQSDTVAQGYGSLGLMTSVLLTPDGKTVEAEAAHGTVTRHYREHQKGKETSTNSIASIFAWTRGLAHRAKLDNNAELAKFANTLEKVCVDTVEAGYMTKDLALLVGADQRWLSTTGFLDKVAENLGKELAA; this is encoded by the coding sequence ATGGCAAAAATCAAGGTATCCAATCCCGTCGTCGAGCTCGATGGCGACGAGATGACCCGGATCATCTGGCAGTACATCAAGGACAAGCTGATCAACCCGTTCCTGGATGTCGAGCTGCTCTATTTCGACCTGGGCATGGAGTACCGCGACCACACCAACGATCAGGTCACCATCGACGCGGCCGAGGCCATCAAGAAGGTCGGCGTCGGCGTCAAGTGCGCCACCATCACCCCCGATGAAGCCCGGGTGAAGGAGTTCAACCTCAAGCAGATGTGGAAGTCGCCGAACGGCACCATCCGCAACATCCTCGGCGGCGTGATCTTCCGCGAGCCGATCATCTGCAAGAACGTGCCGCGGCTGGTTCCGGGCTGGACCAAGCCGATCATCATCGGCCGCCACGCCTATGGCGACCAGTACCGCGCCACCGACATCAAGTTCCCGGGCAAGGGCACCCTCTCGATGAAGTTCGTCGGCGAGGACGGCACCGTGATCGAGAAGGAGGTGTTCAAGGCCCCCGGCGCCGGCGTCGCCATGGAGATGTACAATCTCGACGATTCCATCGTCGACTTCGCCCGCGCCTCCTTCAACTACGGCCTGCTGCGCGGCTACCCGGTCTACCTGTCGACCAAGAACACGATTCTGAAGGTCTATGACGGCCGCTTCAAGGATATCTTCCAGGATATCTTCGACCGCGAGTTCAAGAAGGAGTTCGACGCCAAGGGCCTGACCTACGAGCACCGCCTGATCGACGACATGGTGGCCTCGGCGCTGAAATGGTCCGGCGGCTATGTCTGGGCCTGCAAGAACTACGACGGCGACGTGCAGTCCGACACGGTCGCGCAGGGCTACGGCTCGCTCGGCCTGATGACGTCGGTGCTGCTCACCCCCGACGGCAAGACGGTGGAAGCGGAAGCCGCCCACGGCACGGTGACCCGCCACTACCGCGAGCACCAGAAGGGCAAGGAGACCTCGACCAACTCGATCGCCTCGATCTTCGCCTGGACCAGAGGCCTCGCCCACCGCGCCAAGCTCGACAACAATGCCGAGCTCGCCAAGTTCGCCAACACCCTGGAGAAGGTCTGCGTCGACACCGTCGAGGCCGGCTACATGACCAAGGACCTCGCGCTGCTGGTCGGCGCCGACCAGCGCTGGCTCTCGACCACCGGCTTCCTCGACAAGGTCGCCGAGAACCTCGGCAAGGAGTTGGCGGCGTAA
- a CDS encoding TrmJ/YjtD family RNA methyltransferase, with the protein MSGTDKSKAGLSLDGPIVILVEPQLGENIGMAARAMGNFALSRLRIVNPRDGWPNIAAQRAAAGADHILEKVELFGTVEEAVADLDLLYATTARPHDQAKPVVGPEAAAAEISGHIATGGKAGILFGRERWGLTNEEVGLSNRIITFPVNPGFASLNLAQAVLLVGYEWFKRITSGELPHAMPERSERASQHQMQAFFDNLVRELDKVEFLRPAEKRDTMLVNLRNIFTRMEPTKQDMHTLHGVVMAIAEGRKGPAKGGVLDGEQATRLRALLAEHGQGGGVSDSGSTVRGLARLLRRNPTDAERLLWQALTRDRRFAGGFKRQTPVGRHIPDFVSFPHRIAIELVNPGEGEAIAADRAGRRRWLEARDYRVLDIRAVDVERDLETELVRLQGMMEQGA; encoded by the coding sequence ATGTCGGGGACTGACAAGAGCAAGGCGGGACTTTCCCTCGACGGTCCCATCGTGATCCTGGTCGAGCCGCAGCTCGGCGAGAACATCGGCATGGCCGCGCGCGCCATGGGCAATTTCGCCCTGAGCCGCTTGCGTATCGTCAACCCCAGGGACGGCTGGCCCAACATTGCCGCCCAGCGCGCCGCCGCCGGCGCGGACCACATTCTGGAGAAGGTCGAATTGTTCGGTACGGTGGAAGAAGCCGTTGCCGACCTCGACCTCTTGTACGCCACCACCGCGCGCCCGCACGACCAGGCCAAGCCCGTGGTCGGGCCGGAAGCGGCAGCCGCCGAAATATCCGGGCACATCGCCACGGGAGGCAAGGCCGGTATCCTGTTCGGCCGCGAGCGCTGGGGGCTGACCAACGAGGAGGTCGGGCTCTCCAACCGCATCATCACCTTCCCGGTCAATCCGGGCTTCGCCTCGCTCAACCTTGCCCAGGCCGTGCTGCTGGTCGGCTATGAATGGTTCAAGCGGATAACGTCGGGCGAGCTGCCGCACGCGATGCCGGAGCGCTCCGAGCGCGCCTCGCAGCACCAGATGCAGGCGTTCTTCGACAACCTCGTGCGCGAGCTCGACAAGGTGGAATTTTTGCGTCCGGCCGAAAAGCGCGACACCATGCTGGTCAACCTGCGCAACATCTTCACCCGGATGGAGCCGACCAAGCAGGACATGCACACACTGCACGGGGTGGTGATGGCGATCGCCGAGGGGCGCAAGGGCCCGGCCAAGGGCGGCGTGCTCGACGGCGAGCAGGCCACGCGCCTGCGCGCGCTGCTGGCGGAGCACGGGCAGGGCGGTGGCGTCTCCGACAGCGGCTCGACCGTGCGCGGCCTCGCCCGCCTGCTCCGCCGCAATCCGACCGACGCCGAGCGCCTGCTCTGGCAGGCTCTGACCCGCGACCGCCGCTTCGCAGGAGGGTTCAAGCGCCAGACCCCGGTGGGGCGGCACATCCCGGACTTCGTCTCGTTCCCGCACCGGATCGCGATCGAGCTGGTCAATCCGGGCGAGGGCGAGGCGATCGCGGCCGATCGCGCGGGGCGGCGAAGGTGGCTCGAGGCGCGCGACTATCGCGTGCTGGACATTCGGGCAGTGGATGTGGAGCGCGATCTGGAGACAGAGCTGGTGCGGCTGCAGGGGATGATGGAGCAGGGCGCGTAG
- the alaS gene encoding alanine--tRNA ligase translates to MSGVNEIRSTFLNFFAENGHEIVASSPLVPRNDPTLMFTNAGMVQFKNVFTGVEKRPYQRATTSQKCVRAGGKHNDLDNVGYTARHLTFFEMLGNFSFGDYFKERAIELAWKLITAEFGLKKDKLLVTVYHTDDEAAGLWKKIAGFSDDRIIRIPTSDNFWAMGDTGPCGPCSEIFIDRGEHIWGGPPGSPEEDGDRFLEFWNLVFMQYEQVTKEERVGLPRPSIDTGMGLERMACILQGVESVFETDLFRHLIDATASALGSGPNEQNVASFRVIADHLRSSAFLVADGVLPSNEGRGYVLRRIMRRAMRHAQLLGAKEPLMHRLVWALVREMGQAYPDLMRAENLIEETLRLEETRFRKTLSRGLAILDEKSAALKKGDMFDGDVAFTLYDTYGFPLDLTQDALKSRGIGVDQAAFTDAMERQKAKARESWKGSGEAASEAIWFPLREKLGATEFLGYETERAEGVVSALVKDGTEVTSLKAGETGAIVLNQTPFYAESGGQVGDTGVLTGEGGIKFRVTDTQKKLGDFFVHIGKVEQGEVKLGTALQLEVDHSRRSSIRAHHSATHLIHEALRQVLGDHIAQRGSMVAPDRLRFDFVHPKPITPEELARVEDIANEVVLENDEVTTRVMGVDEAREAGARALFGEKYGDEVRVVSMGRTARERGANALGWSVELCGGTHVRRTGDIGLITVTSESAVASGVRRIEALTGNYARRHANDTMALAKTAANELRTSLDDVPARIAALMEERKKLERELSDARKKLAMGGGASAGGNGAASAVREVGDVKLMARAVEGIEMKDLKSLADDGKKQIGSGVVAIVGVTEDGKAGIVVGVTQDLTARFNAVNLVRIASEALGGKGGGGRPDMAQAGGPDGAKATEALAAIEKAMAGA, encoded by the coding sequence ATGAGCGGCGTCAACGAGATCAGGTCGACCTTTCTGAACTTCTTTGCCGAGAACGGCCACGAGATCGTGGCGTCCTCGCCCCTCGTGCCGCGCAACGACCCGACGTTGATGTTCACCAATGCCGGCATGGTGCAGTTCAAGAACGTCTTCACCGGCGTCGAGAAACGGCCGTACCAGCGCGCCACCACCTCGCAGAAATGCGTGCGCGCCGGCGGCAAGCACAACGACCTCGACAATGTCGGCTACACCGCGCGCCATCTCACCTTCTTCGAGATGCTCGGCAACTTCTCGTTCGGCGACTATTTCAAGGAGCGGGCGATCGAGCTTGCCTGGAAGCTGATCACCGCCGAGTTCGGGCTGAAGAAGGACAAGCTGCTCGTCACGGTCTACCACACCGACGACGAGGCGGCGGGCCTGTGGAAGAAGATCGCCGGCTTCTCCGACGACCGCATCATCCGCATCCCGACCTCGGACAATTTCTGGGCGATGGGCGACACCGGCCCGTGCGGCCCGTGCTCGGAGATCTTCATCGACCGCGGCGAGCACATCTGGGGCGGGCCTCCGGGCTCGCCGGAGGAGGACGGCGACCGCTTCCTCGAATTCTGGAATCTCGTGTTCATGCAATATGAGCAGGTGACGAAGGAGGAGCGCGTGGGCTTGCCGCGTCCCTCGATCGACACCGGCATGGGCCTGGAGCGCATGGCCTGCATCCTCCAGGGCGTCGAGAGCGTGTTCGAGACCGACCTGTTCCGCCACCTGATCGACGCGACCGCGTCCGCGCTCGGCAGCGGACCGAACGAGCAGAACGTCGCCTCGTTCCGCGTCATCGCCGATCATCTGCGCTCCTCCGCGTTCCTCGTTGCCGACGGCGTGCTGCCCTCGAACGAGGGCCGCGGCTACGTGCTGCGCCGGATCATGCGCCGCGCGATGCGCCATGCGCAGCTGCTGGGTGCGAAAGAGCCGCTGATGCATCGGCTGGTCTGGGCGCTGGTGCGCGAGATGGGCCAGGCCTATCCCGATCTGATGCGCGCGGAGAATCTGATCGAGGAGACGCTGCGGCTGGAAGAGACCCGATTCCGCAAGACGCTGTCGCGCGGCCTTGCCATTCTCGACGAGAAGAGCGCTGCCTTAAAGAAGGGCGACATGTTCGACGGCGACGTCGCCTTCACGCTGTACGACACCTACGGCTTCCCGCTCGACCTGACGCAGGACGCGCTGAAGTCGCGCGGCATCGGCGTCGACCAGGCCGCGTTCACCGACGCGATGGAGCGGCAGAAGGCCAAGGCGCGCGAGTCCTGGAAGGGCTCTGGCGAAGCGGCCTCCGAGGCGATCTGGTTTCCGCTGCGCGAGAAGCTCGGGGCCACCGAATTCCTGGGCTACGAGACCGAGCGCGCCGAGGGCGTGGTGTCGGCGCTGGTCAAGGACGGCACTGAGGTCACCAGCCTGAAGGCCGGCGAGACCGGCGCGATCGTGCTGAACCAGACGCCGTTCTACGCGGAGTCAGGCGGCCAGGTCGGCGACACCGGCGTGCTGACGGGCGAGGGCGGCATCAAGTTCCGTGTCACCGACACGCAGAAGAAGCTCGGCGATTTCTTCGTCCACATCGGCAAGGTCGAGCAGGGCGAAGTGAAGCTCGGCACCGCGCTGCAGCTCGAGGTCGATCATAGCAGGCGCTCCTCGATCCGCGCGCATCATTCGGCGACGCATCTCATCCACGAGGCGCTGCGCCAGGTGCTCGGCGATCACATCGCCCAGCGCGGCTCGATGGTCGCGCCCGACCGCCTGCGCTTCGACTTCGTGCATCCGAAGCCGATCACGCCGGAGGAGCTCGCCCGTGTCGAGGACATCGCCAACGAGGTGGTGCTGGAGAACGACGAGGTCACCACGCGCGTGATGGGCGTCGACGAGGCCCGCGAAGCGGGGGCCCGCGCGCTGTTCGGCGAGAAATATGGCGACGAGGTCCGCGTCGTCTCGATGGGCAGGACCGCGCGCGAGCGCGGCGCCAACGCGCTCGGCTGGTCGGTCGAGCTGTGCGGCGGCACGCATGTCAGGCGCACCGGCGACATCGGCCTGATCACGGTGACGAGCGAGAGCGCGGTGGCGTCCGGCGTGCGCCGCATCGAGGCGCTGACCGGCAATTACGCGCGCAGGCACGCCAACGACACCATGGCGCTGGCGAAGACCGCGGCGAACGAGCTGCGCACCTCCCTGGACGACGTGCCGGCGCGCATCGCCGCGCTGATGGAGGAGCGCAAGAAGCTCGAGCGCGAGCTCTCCGACGCGCGCAAGAAGTTGGCGATGGGCGGCGGCGCCTCCGCTGGCGGCAATGGCGCGGCTTCGGCGGTGCGCGAGGTCGGCGACGTCAAGCTGATGGCGCGCGCGGTCGAGGGCATCGAGATGAAGGATCTCAAGAGCCTCGCCGACGACGGCAAGAAGCAGATCGGCTCCGGCGTCGTCGCCATCGTCGGCGTCACCGAGGACGGCAAGGCCGGAATCGTGGTCGGCGTCACGCAGGACCTCACTGCGCGCTTCAACGCCGTGAACCTCGTCCGCATTGCCTCCGAGGCGCTCGGCGGCAAGGGCGGCGGCGGCCGGCCCGACATGGCGCAGGCCGGCGGCCCCGACGGCGCCAAGGCGACCGAGGCATTAGCTGCGATCGAAAAAGCGATGGCAGGCGCTTAA
- the gcvH gene encoding glycine cleavage system protein GcvH yields MTTTLYTSDHEWLAIDGDVATVGITDYAQQQLGDVVFVELPKVGRALKKAEAAAVVESVKAASDVYAPVTGEVLETNAELVAEPALVNSDAQGKAWFFKIKIADKSELGGLMDEAAYKAHTA; encoded by the coding sequence ATGACCACGACGCTGTACACCTCCGACCACGAATGGCTGGCGATCGACGGCGATGTCGCCACCGTCGGCATCACCGATTATGCCCAGCAGCAGCTCGGTGACGTCGTGTTCGTCGAACTGCCCAAGGTCGGCCGCGCGTTGAAGAAGGCGGAGGCCGCTGCCGTCGTCGAGTCCGTCAAGGCGGCTTCGGACGTCTACGCGCCCGTCACCGGCGAGGTGCTCGAGACCAATGCCGAGCTCGTTGCCGAGCCGGCGCTGGTGAACTCGGACGCGCAAGGCAAAGCTTGGTTCTTCAAGATCAAAATTGCCGACAAAAGCGAGCTCGGCGGCCTCATGGACGAAGCCGCCTACAAGGCCCACACGGCGTGA
- the gcvT gene encoding glycine cleavage system aminomethyltransferase GcvT codes for MMLAHDQDSLKRTPLHGLHVSLGGKMVPFAGYDMPVQYPAGVLKEHLHTRSKAGLFDVSHMGQLALRPKSGRIEDAARALERLVPQDIVAIAPGRQRYAQFTNADGGILDDLMVANFGDHLFLVVNAACKAEDEAHLRANLSGDCVVDPLADRALLALQGPKAETVLAKLCAAAPSMKFMDSGPHEVAGIKCFVSRSGYTGEDGFEISVPSGDAERLAKMLLENPDVLPIGLGARDSLRLEAGLCLYGHDIDTATTPVEAALEWSVQKSRRSGGARAGGFPGADKILAHFDNGATRRRVGLRAEGRAPVREGALLFADANAGEPIGQVTSGGFGPSLNAPVAMGYVPTKLSALGTKLFAEVRGQRLPLAVAAMPFVKNTYKR; via the coding sequence ATGATGCTAGCGCACGACCAAGACTCCCTGAAACGGACGCCCCTTCATGGGCTTCATGTCTCCCTGGGCGGCAAGATGGTGCCGTTCGCGGGCTATGACATGCCCGTGCAATATCCCGCGGGCGTGCTGAAGGAGCACCTCCATACCCGCTCCAAAGCCGGCCTGTTCGACGTCTCCCATATGGGCCAGCTCGCGCTGCGGCCGAAGTCGGGGAGGATCGAGGACGCCGCCCGCGCGCTGGAGCGGCTGGTGCCGCAGGACATCGTGGCGATCGCGCCGGGACGGCAGCGCTATGCCCAGTTCACCAACGCGGACGGCGGCATTCTCGATGACCTCATGGTCGCCAATTTCGGCGATCACCTGTTCCTGGTCGTCAACGCCGCCTGCAAGGCGGAGGACGAGGCGCATCTGCGCGCGAATCTCTCGGGCGACTGCGTCGTCGATCCCCTCGCCGACCGCGCGCTGCTCGCGCTGCAGGGCCCGAAGGCCGAAACGGTGCTGGCGAAATTGTGTGCAGCTGCGCCGTCCATGAAGTTCATGGATTCCGGTCCGCATGAGGTCGCCGGCATCAAGTGCTTCGTCTCGCGCTCCGGCTACACCGGCGAGGACGGGTTCGAGATCTCGGTTCCGTCAGGCGATGCCGAACGCCTCGCCAAAATGCTGCTGGAAAATCCCGACGTGCTGCCGATCGGCCTCGGCGCCCGCGACAGCCTGCGGCTGGAGGCCGGCCTCTGCCTCTACGGCCACGACATCGACACCGCGACCACGCCGGTCGAGGCCGCCCTGGAATGGTCGGTGCAGAAGAGCCGCCGCAGCGGCGGCGCGCGCGCCGGCGGCTTTCCCGGCGCCGACAAGATCCTCGCGCATTTCGACAACGGCGCCACCCGCCGCCGCGTCGGCCTGCGTGCCGAGGGCCGCGCGCCGGTGCGCGAGGGCGCGCTGCTGTTTGCCGACGCCAATGCCGGCGAGCCGATCGGACAAGTCACATCGGGCGGCTTCGGCCCAAGCCTGAATGCGCCGGTCGCGATGGGCTACGTGCCGACCAAACTGAGCGCGCTCGGCACCAAGCTGTTCGCCGAGGTGCGCGGCCAGCGACTGCCGCTCGCCGTCGCCGCCATGCCCTTCGTCAAGAACACCTACAAACGCTGA
- the gcvP gene encoding aminomethyl-transferring glycine dehydrogenase translates to MTAHRKSNGDTATSFVRRHIGPSARDITAMLEAVSARSVDALMAETLPASIRQAVPLDLGKPLSETEAIAHMAELARQNQVFTSLIGQGYSGTILPAVIQRNILENPAWYTAYTPYQPEISQGRLEALLNFQTMICDLTGLDVANASLLDEATAAAEAMALAERHSQVKAKAFFVDKDVHPQTLAVMRTRAEPLGWSLIVGDPLTDLDKADVVGALLQYPGSSGALRDLKPAISALKAKGALAILAADLLALTLIASPGELGADIAIGSAQRFGVPMGFGGPHAAYMAVRDALKRSLPGRIVGLSVDSRGMPAYRLALQTREQHIRREKATSNICTAQVLLAVIASMYAVYHGPEGLAQIARNVHRRTAVLASGLRKLGFAPQSETFFDTLSVDAGAGRAEIVARATAEKINLGVGETALRIALDETTTPATVEAVWRAFGGTLAYAEIDAETREALPDDLKRTTAFLTHPVFHAHRSETEMLRYMRKLSDRDLALDRAMIPLGSCTMKLNATTEMMPLTWPEFATLHPFVPREQASGYHALFARLEKWLCDITGYDAISLQPNSGAQGEYAGLLAIRGYHAARGESHRKICLIPSSAHGTNPASAAMAGMDVVVVACEKNGDVDVNDLRAKAEKHSNDLAAIMITYPSTHGVFEEHIREICEIVHGHGGQVYLDGANLNAQVGLSRPGDYGADVSHLNLHKTFCIPHGGGGPGMGPIGVKAHLAPFLPGHPATNAEAPVGPVSAAPFGSASILTISYIYILMMGGEGLKRATEIAILNANYIAARLDPHFPVLYKNEKGRVAHECIVDPRPLKTTSGVTVDDIAKRLIDYGFHAPTMSFPVPGTLMIEPTESESKAELDRFCDAMIAIRKEIAEVEAGRFKIEASPLRHAPHTVHDIADDDWKRDYTRAEGCFPAGTSRTDKYWSPVGRVDNVYGDRNLVCSCPPVSDYAQAAE, encoded by the coding sequence ATGACCGCGCACCGCAAGAGCAACGGCGACACCGCCACCAGTTTCGTTCGCCGCCATATCGGCCCCTCGGCGCGCGACATCACCGCCATGTTGGAGGCCGTCAGCGCTAGAAGCGTCGACGCGCTGATGGCGGAGACGCTGCCGGCATCGATCCGGCAGGCGGTCCCGCTCGATCTCGGCAAGCCGCTCAGCGAGACCGAGGCGATCGCGCATATGGCCGAGCTGGCGCGACAGAACCAGGTCTTCACCTCGCTGATCGGCCAAGGTTATTCCGGCACCATCCTGCCCGCGGTGATCCAGCGCAACATTCTGGAAAATCCGGCCTGGTACACGGCGTACACGCCCTACCAGCCCGAGATCAGCCAAGGCCGGCTGGAAGCGCTGCTCAACTTCCAGACCATGATCTGCGACCTCACCGGGCTCGATGTCGCCAACGCCTCGTTGCTCGATGAAGCGACCGCCGCCGCCGAAGCCATGGCGCTGGCGGAGCGGCACTCGCAGGTCAAGGCAAAGGCCTTTTTCGTCGACAAGGACGTGCATCCGCAGACGCTGGCGGTGATGCGCACCCGCGCCGAGCCGCTCGGCTGGAGCCTGATCGTCGGCGATCCCCTCACCGATCTCGACAAGGCGGACGTGGTCGGCGCGCTGCTGCAATATCCGGGCTCATCGGGCGCATTGCGCGACCTCAAGCCCGCGATATCGGCGCTCAAGGCCAAGGGCGCGCTGGCGATTCTCGCCGCTGACCTGCTGGCGCTGACGCTGATCGCCTCGCCCGGCGAGCTCGGGGCCGATATCGCGATCGGCTCGGCGCAGCGCTTTGGCGTGCCGATGGGCTTTGGCGGACCGCACGCGGCCTATATGGCGGTGCGCGATGCGCTGAAGCGCTCGCTGCCCGGCCGCATCGTCGGCCTGTCCGTGGATTCGCGCGGCATGCCGGCCTATCGTCTCGCGCTGCAGACCCGCGAGCAGCACATCCGCCGCGAAAAGGCGACCTCCAACATCTGCACCGCGCAGGTGCTGCTTGCCGTGATCGCCTCGATGTATGCGGTCTATCACGGCCCCGAAGGCCTTGCGCAGATCGCGCGCAACGTGCATCGCCGCACCGCGGTGCTGGCGAGCGGCCTGCGCAAGCTCGGCTTTGCGCCGCAATCGGAGACCTTCTTCGATACGCTCAGCGTCGATGCCGGCGCCGGGCGCGCCGAGATCGTCGCGCGCGCGACCGCCGAGAAGATCAATCTCGGCGTCGGCGAAACCGCCTTGCGCATTGCGCTCGACGAGACCACGACGCCGGCGACGGTCGAAGCGGTCTGGCGCGCCTTCGGCGGCACGCTTGCCTACGCCGAGATCGATGCCGAGACGCGCGAAGCGCTACCGGACGATTTGAAGCGCACCACCGCGTTCCTCACCCATCCCGTCTTCCACGCGCATCGCTCCGAGACCGAAATGCTGCGCTACATGCGCAAGCTCTCAGATCGCGACCTCGCGCTCGACCGCGCCATGATCCCGCTGGGGTCCTGCACCATGAAGTTGAACGCGACCACCGAGATGATGCCGCTGACCTGGCCGGAATTCGCGACGCTGCACCCGTTCGTGCCGCGCGAGCAGGCGAGCGGCTATCACGCGCTGTTCGCGCGGCTGGAAAAATGGCTGTGCGACATCACCGGCTATGATGCGATCTCGCTGCAGCCGAACTCGGGCGCGCAAGGCGAATATGCCGGCCTGCTCGCGATCCGCGGCTATCACGCCGCGCGCGGCGAGAGCCACCGCAAGATCTGCCTGATCCCCTCCTCCGCCCACGGCACCAATCCGGCTTCGGCCGCGATGGCCGGCATGGACGTGGTGGTGGTCGCCTGCGAGAAGAACGGCGACGTCGACGTCAATGATCTCCGCGCCAAGGCGGAGAAACATTCGAACGACCTCGCCGCTATCATGATCACCTATCCCTCAACCCATGGCGTGTTCGAGGAGCATATCCGCGAGATCTGCGAGATCGTGCACGGCCATGGCGGCCAGGTCTATCTCGACGGCGCCAACCTCAACGCCCAGGTCGGGCTCTCCAGGCCCGGCGATTACGGCGCCGACGTCAGCCATCTCAACCTGCACAAGACCTTCTGCATCCCGCATGGCGGCGGCGGCCCCGGCATGGGCCCGATCGGCGTGAAGGCGCATCTCGCGCCGTTCCTGCCCGGCCATCCCGCGACGAATGCGGAAGCTCCGGTCGGCCCGGTCTCGGCCGCGCCGTTCGGCTCGGCCTCGATCCTGACCATCTCCTACATCTACATCCTGATGATGGGCGGCGAAGGCCTGAAGCGCGCCACCGAGATTGCGATCCTCAACGCCAACTACATCGCAGCCCGCCTCGATCCGCACTTCCCGGTGCTCTACAAGAACGAGAAGGGCCGTGTCGCCCACGAGTGCATCGTCGATCCCCGTCCGCTGAAGACGACCTCAGGCGTCACCGTCGATGACATTGCCAAGCGCCTGATCGATTACGGCTTCCACGCGCCGACCATGAGCTTCCCGGTGCCGGGCACGCTGATGATCGAGCCGACCGAGTCGGAATCGAAGGCCGAGCTGGACCGGTTCTGCGACGCCATGATCGCGATCCGCAAGGAGATCGCCGAGGTCGAGGCCGGCCGCTTCAAGATCGAGGCCTCGCCGCTGCGTCACGCCCCGCACACCGTGCACGACATCGCGGACGATGATTGGAAGCGCGACTACACCCGGGCCGAAGGCTGCTTCCCCGCCGGCACCTCGCGCACCGACAAATACTGGAGCCCGGTGGGCCGCGTTGACAACGTCTATGGCGACCGCAACCTGGTGTGCTCCTGCCCGCCGGTGAGCGATTACGCGCAAGCCGCGGAGTAA
- a CDS encoding cyclic nucleotide-gated ion channel yields MSSVPRGRGLRDPNVRDRLYELLEHDPLAYSAGSRFIQLIIGLIVLNVAAMILASVPELDARFGTLFQAITILAVIVFALEYAARLWTVAGHTQRKGSALADRLGYAFSALGLIDLIAFLPAAIVLATGEHPTLAALGVLPFFKLIRYSPAMRSLLAAVHAERRALIGCIVILIGAVLTFASLLYAIERDVQPDKLGTIPQAMWWAIVTLGTVGYGDVVPVTPLGKLISTFAIVSGFAMIALPVAIISTAFAEEVKRRDFVVTWGMLARVPLFSHLSAAEIADIMRLLRARTIEQGEVLVRRGDAASSMYFITAGEVEIALPSQHVRLSDGTFFGEIALLHKTKRSGTVTATRKTRLLVLDAQDFHALIARMPTLADHVHTTAKARLADTGDLALAELAQAEEEGGAR; encoded by the coding sequence ATGTCCTCCGTTCCGCGAGGACGTGGGCTTCGCGATCCCAACGTGAGGGATCGCCTCTACGAATTGCTGGAGCACGACCCGCTGGCCTATTCGGCCGGGTCGCGCTTCATCCAGCTCATCATCGGCCTCATCGTGCTCAATGTGGCCGCGATGATCCTCGCCTCGGTGCCGGAGCTGGATGCCCGGTTCGGCACGCTGTTCCAAGCCATCACCATCCTGGCCGTGATCGTGTTCGCGCTGGAATATGCCGCGCGGCTGTGGACGGTGGCCGGCCACACCCAGCGCAAGGGATCCGCGCTGGCCGACCGGCTCGGCTATGCCTTCTCGGCGCTGGGCCTCATCGATCTCATCGCGTTCCTGCCTGCGGCCATCGTGCTGGCCACCGGCGAGCACCCGACGCTCGCGGCGCTCGGCGTGCTGCCGTTCTTCAAGCTGATCCGCTATTCCCCGGCGATGCGCTCGCTGCTCGCCGCCGTGCATGCCGAGCGGCGGGCGCTGATCGGCTGCATCGTCATCCTGATCGGCGCAGTCTTGACCTTCGCCTCGCTGCTCTACGCCATCGAGCGCGACGTGCAGCCGGACAAGCTCGGCACCATCCCGCAGGCAATGTGGTGGGCAATCGTGACGCTCGGCACCGTCGGCTATGGCGACGTCGTGCCGGTGACGCCACTCGGCAAGCTGATCTCCACATTCGCCATCGTCAGCGGCTTTGCCATGATCGCGCTGCCGGTCGCGATCATCTCAACCGCATTCGCCGAAGAGGTGAAGCGGCGCGACTTCGTCGTCACCTGGGGCATGCTGGCGCGGGTGCCGCTGTTCTCGCATCTGTCGGCGGCGGAGATCGCCGACATCATGCGGCTGCTCCGCGCACGCACCATCGAGCAGGGCGAGGTCCTGGTGCGGCGGGGCGATGCGGCCTCGTCGATGTACTTCATTACTGCCGGCGAGGTCGAGATCGCGCTGCCGAGCCAGCATGTGCGCCTTAGCGACGGCACTTTCTTCGGCGAGATCGCGCTGTTGCACAAGACCAAGCGCAGCGGCACGGTGACGGCGACCCGCAAGACGCGGCTGCTGGTGCTCGACGCCCAGGATTTTCACGCCTTGATCGCGCGCATGCCGACGCTCGCCGACCACGTCCACACCACCGCCAAGGCCAGGCTCGCCGACACCGGCGACCTCGCGCTGGCGGAGCTGGCGCAGGCGGAGGAGGAAGGCGGAGCGCGCTGA